CTCGATTGATCTGATGAATGGACCCGTACGCCGCCCGGGCGAAACGCCGGCGATGAGCGGCTGATAATTCCAAAAACTCATCACGTATCAATTTAATCTCGCTTTACGCCCCGCTGCAACCCTTTGAATAATGCTTGCCATGCAAGGCTTGGCGCCCGCGGGCGGCGGGCCGACGAGTGGCCGGCACGTTTGCCGGCGAGTCCCCGAGACGAGAATCCTGATGCGCAATCCGAATATCGACAGCTTGCTGACCAAGCTGCTGGGACAGGCGAAGACCGACGCCCTGTTCTCGACCCTGAACATGCCGGCCATCCTCGAAGAATGGGAAGACGGCGTCGTGACCCGCGCGGAAATCGCGCAGGCGATGAACATGGCGCTGTTCGAAGGGCTGCTCGACCGTTCGGCGAACGGCCGCGCGTACACGGCCGAGGCGATCGAAAACGGCGGCTCGGTCCATTTCGACCACGGCGCGCTGCGCACGGTGCGCTGGCCGCACACGGGCGCACTGCCGCCGGGCGAGGCGGCGTTCACGCGCATCCTGCGTCCGCTCGGCTTCCGTCTGAACGGCCGCTACCCGCTCGACAAGCTCGGCATGACCGGCCGCGCGTATGCGCATGAAGACGCCCCGGATGAAATCGCGCAGTTCTTCGTCAGCGAACTGCATCCGGAGCGCTTCTCGAAGGAATTCCAGCAGGCCGTGACGAACGTGGTCGGCTCGTCGCGCGACCCGCTGTCGCCGGCCGCCGTCGCGCGGCTGTGGGAAGTCGAGCGCGAAGGCTGGCTGTCGCTGGAAGACGCCCATGCGCTGCTGCCGGAAATCGTCGGCGCGTTCGCGCGCCAGCACGACGTGCCGAACGAGCTCGACTACGAGACGCTGCTGATGGAATCGGCGGAAATGGCGTGGATCGCGACCGAGGGCAACGCGTTCAATCACGCGACCGACCGCGTCGCCGACGTGTTCAAGCTGTCCGACGACGAGAAGGCGAAGGGGCGACCGATGAAGCCCGAAGTCGAACGCTCGCGCTCGGGCCGCGTGTTCCAGACGGCCTATCGCGCGGATACCGTCGAGCGCGAATTCCGCACCCGCGACGGCGGCACGGTGAAGCGCAACGTGCCGGGTTCGTTCTACGAGTTCATCACGCGCAAGCGCACGTTCGACCAGGCGGCGCGTCGCTGGGTGACCGACCTGCGCTTCGATGCGGGCAACGCGCAGGGCATCTTCAAGATGACGGCGAACGCGGCGAAGTAAGCGCGACGCGTCACGCACTGCGGATGAAAAGAAACGGGCCGGCGGCTGATTTCAGCCGCCGGCCCGTTTGCATTGACGGGGCGTCGCGCGTCAGAAGAGGTGCGTGACCAGAAAAAACAGCACCAGCAGCCCGATCGGTACGCCGAGCAGCCATGCGATCAGATATTTGCCCATGTCGTGGTCCTCCTCGTGGCCGCGACGCGGCGTGCGTCGCGGCGGGGTGAGACGACTGGCGCGTTACAGCTCGCGGTCGAACTCCTTCAACTGCTTCTCGGCTTCGTCGCGGGCGATCCCGTAACGCTCCTGGATCTTGCCGGCCAGATAATCGCGATTGCCTTCCGCGACCTGGAGATCGTCGTCGGTCAGCTTGCCCCACTTGGCCTTCAGCTTGCCGGTGAGCTGCTTCCACTGACCCTTGATCTTGTCTTCGTTCATGGTGTGCTCCTTTCGTAAGGGGAGAAAAGTGCGGCGCTCGGCCGCGGGGTAGCTCAGGCCTTCGCCTTCAGGCCGGATGCGTCGACGTGCTTCACGCCCTTGATCGCGCGGGTCACGGCGACGGCCTTCTTCACGGCGACCTTCGTCGGCAGCACGCCCGTCAGCGTGACGACGCCGTCCACCGTCTTCACGCTGATGTCGGTGCTCTTCACGCCGTCGGTCGTTGCGAGCTCACCTTTCACCTTGGTCGTGATCCACGTGTCGGTGACAGGCTGATTCGATTCGCTCGCCATGCCGCTGTCGGTCGACGAGGCCTGGGCATGCGCGTTCGTGAGCGGCGCGGCGGAAAGCAGGAAGGCCGCGCTGACGGCGAGCAGGGTCGAAAGGTGCGAGGTCTTGTTCATTGATGTTCTCCTTCGATTGGCGGGTTGAATCAATCAGTCGGTGAGCACGGCGCGTTCCCGTGCGGTTCCGGTGCGTTCAACGCGCGATCGGCGTGTCGTAGCCGGGCTCGCGCGGCGGCATGTCCGGGCGCGGTACGTCGGGTGGCAGCGGTACCGGCGGGTCGGTGCCGGGCGCCGGTTCGGGCGGATGGTCCGGGGCCGGTTCGGGCCGCGTCGGATCGGGTGTCTGATGCAATTTCATCCGGGTGTCCTCCCTCTGCGGTATGAAAGGGCAGCGCATGAGCGCCGATGCAGTACCAGCGTACCGACGCGAACGCGAGCGGACATCGCGCAAATTCACCGGATCGGTTAGTGCGTTTGCACTGGGGGACGGAACAGACGGCGGGGTGGGGACATGCACCACGACCCGGGCAACGCGGCGCGACAGGCGCGCTGGCCGCATCGCACCATTCGGCGGGGCACCGCACGATCACGGGCGGCGTGCGAATGTACTATTCGAGATAGTGCATTCGCGCGTGTCGCGCCGTTGCGCGGCACGCGATCATCGCCGCACGCGCCGGCCGGGGCATGCCGCTGCAACGGGCGCTCGGCCGGCGCTCATGTTGATCGCTCATGTTGACGACAAGGGACAACGATTCGATGAACGAACCAGTAGACGAACAGGCGCTCAAGTCGCATACCGACCGGCGCCAGCTGCACCAGATCATCGCGGGGCTGACCGAGGGCGTGATCCTGATCGAGCCCGACCAGCGGATCGTCTGGGCGAACGAGGCTGCGCTCGCGATGCATGGCGTGACCGAGTTGAAGGCGCTCGGCGCGGACGTTACCGAATACCGCGAGCGATTCCGGCTGCGCTACCGGAACAATCATCCGGTGCGCGACGGCCACTATCCGATGGATCGCGTGATCGCGGGCGAGGAGTTCAGCGACGTGACGGTCGAAGTCGAATCGGCCGCCGACGAGTCGGTGAGCTGGGTGCACCGCATCCGCAGCCTGGTGCTGACGAACGCGGCCGGCGCGCCCGACTGCCTCGCGCTCGTGCTGCACGACGCGACCGAATGGGCGAGCGCCGAGGAACGCTTCGAGCGCACCTTCAACGCGAATCCGGCGCCGGCCGTGATCTGCCGGCTCGACGACTTGCGCTACGTGAAGGTCAACCAGGGCTTTCTCGACATGACGGGCCACGCGCGCGACGACGTGCTCGGCCGCTCGGTGTACGAGATCGACGTGCTCGAACAGGCCGAGCGACGCGAGCTGGCGATCGAGCGGCTCGGCGAAGGCGCGACGATCCCGCAGATGGAGGCCGTGCTCAAGCTTGCCGACGGCAGCACCAAGGCGGTGGTCGTCGCCGGGCAGCCGATCGACATGAACGGCGAGGCGTGCATGCTGTTCACGTTCATGGATCTCGAGCCGCGCAAGCAGGCCGAGCGCGCGCTGATGCAAAGCGAGGAACGCTTCGCGACGGCCTTCCGGATGGCGCCGGTCGCGATGGCGATCGTCACGGCCGACCGTTTCGAGCTGCTCGACGTGAACGATGGGTTTGCCGCGATGACGGGCCATGCGCAGGCCGATCTCCTTGGTAAATCCGCGGACGAGATCGGGCTGTGGGCCGAACGCGGCGCGTGGTCGCGTATCGAAGGCCGGCTCGCGGGCGACGGTCACGTGCGCAACGTGGACGTGCAGATTCGCACGCGCGACGGCGACGTGCGCGATTGCGTCGTGTCGGCCGACCCCGTCGCGATTCACGGGCGTGACTGCCTGCTGGTCGCGCTGCTCGACATCAGCGACCGCAAGCGCACCGAGATGGAGCTCGTCTATGCGATCGAGACGGCGATGCAGGACGCGTCGTGGTTCAGCCGCACGCTGATCGAGAAGCTCGCGAACGTGCGGCGCGCGAATGCGCCGGATGCGGGCGCGCAGCTGTCCGACCTGACCGCGCGCGAGCGCGACGTGTTCGACCTGCTGTGCCACGGTCTGGCCGACAAGGAAATCGCCGGCCGCCTCGGGCTGGCGCCGAACACCGTGCGCAATCACGTCGCGACGATCTACGCGAAGCTCGACGTGCACAGCCGCGGCGAGGCGATCGTGTGGGCGCGCGAGCGCGGCATCGTGGGCGCGGCCGAAGCGAACGGCGCGCGCGGCGACAAGAGCGGCGCGAAGGGCAAGGACTGAGCGCGGCGGTACGAATGCACCATGTGGATTGGTGCATCCGCATCTACCTCGCGCGGCGCCCCGCTTGCGATCCTGTCCACTCGGCGGTGCGACGGAAGGCGCCGCATCGCCGGCTCTCCCTCAAACCATCGCAGGAGATGACCATGGACAGGAATCGCATCGAAGGCAAGCTCAAACAGGTCAGGGGTTCGGTCAAGGAAGCACTCGGCAAGGTGACGGGCGACCGCGAGACCG
This is a stretch of genomic DNA from Burkholderia cenocepacia. It encodes these proteins:
- a CDS encoding DUF1338 domain-containing protein, with product MRNPNIDSLLTKLLGQAKTDALFSTLNMPAILEEWEDGVVTRAEIAQAMNMALFEGLLDRSANGRAYTAEAIENGGSVHFDHGALRTVRWPHTGALPPGEAAFTRILRPLGFRLNGRYPLDKLGMTGRAYAHEDAPDEIAQFFVSELHPERFSKEFQQAVTNVVGSSRDPLSPAAVARLWEVEREGWLSLEDAHALLPEIVGAFARQHDVPNELDYETLLMESAEMAWIATEGNAFNHATDRVADVFKLSDDEKAKGRPMKPEVERSRSGRVFQTAYRADTVEREFRTRDGGTVKRNVPGSFYEFITRKRTFDQAARRWVTDLRFDAGNAQGIFKMTANAAK
- a CDS encoding CsbD family protein; protein product: MNEDKIKGQWKQLTGKLKAKWGKLTDDDLQVAEGNRDYLAGKIQERYGIARDEAEKQLKEFDREL
- a CDS encoding BON domain-containing protein is translated as MNKTSHLSTLLAVSAAFLLSAAPLTNAHAQASSTDSGMASESNQPVTDTWITTKVKGELATTDGVKSTDISVKTVDGVVTLTGVLPTKVAVKKAVAVTRAIKGVKHVDASGLKAKA
- a CDS encoding helix-turn-helix transcriptional regulator; the protein is MNEPVDEQALKSHTDRRQLHQIIAGLTEGVILIEPDQRIVWANEAALAMHGVTELKALGADVTEYRERFRLRYRNNHPVRDGHYPMDRVIAGEEFSDVTVEVESAADESVSWVHRIRSLVLTNAAGAPDCLALVLHDATEWASAEERFERTFNANPAPAVICRLDDLRYVKVNQGFLDMTGHARDDVLGRSVYEIDVLEQAERRELAIERLGEGATIPQMEAVLKLADGSTKAVVVAGQPIDMNGEACMLFTFMDLEPRKQAERALMQSEERFATAFRMAPVAMAIVTADRFELLDVNDGFAAMTGHAQADLLGKSADEIGLWAERGAWSRIEGRLAGDGHVRNVDVQIRTRDGDVRDCVVSADPVAIHGRDCLLVALLDISDRKRTEMELVYAIETAMQDASWFSRTLIEKLANVRRANAPDAGAQLSDLTARERDVFDLLCHGLADKEIAGRLGLAPNTVRNHVATIYAKLDVHSRGEAIVWARERGIVGAAEANGARGDKSGAKGKD